Genomic DNA from Melospiza georgiana isolate bMelGeo1 chromosome 3, bMelGeo1.pri, whole genome shotgun sequence:
CCTCACTTTCAAACATATTAAAGTTGAACTGTGATTCATTAACACTAATTTTATAATTAAGCACAAGTTCTTTATCCTTAAAAAAGCatagaaaatttaatttctacAATTGAATACTTCAAGAATCCTGTCTTCTCTGCTGCACTTTActtcccccattccctgtcttcTACTCTGTCTTGACACTGTTCTTGACATTTGTGCAATGTTACATACAGTCCAATAAGTACTTGCTAGGAGATTTTGAGAAATAAACTTACAAAAGAGGTATATGTGTTTcatttctttgcattttattGTCAATTAAATAATAGAATACTATGTAATGGTGGAAAATAAGGGGGTTTGGGGTActtttctttcagtgtttttttttttttaattatttctgtacCACAGGCTTACATTGTGGAGATGATTGAAAAGATCACAAGAGTGTGAGACCACTTTAAAGATTTTTTGGTCTTTTCCCAAAATACTTGACCTAACTCTAAAAGTTAGTGATTCACACTTAACTCTTTGGCTAAGAGTTCTTAGCCAGAAGTGAACTGCTGGGAGAGAAGTGCATTTGCACTTCTGAAACAGGACTGCAGGCAGATGTTATCAGTCTTGATGGCCCATCAAGAGCTCACTGTCATCTTTGAGGGACAGTATTGCAAGTTTACTTTTGAGTCACATATCTGAATTCAGAAGCGGTCACAGAGAGAGCTCAAGAAGGGTGCACCTCAAGAAACAGAAGAATTGGCTATAATTTCCTCCTCCACTTGATAGCCTACTGTAGTTAGAGCATTCAGACCACAGCACGTAATCATGCCcatttctgaatttctgtggTTTATTCACGTTTTTTTCTAATAGAGGAGCTACAAATacttatgaaaaataattagaatCCCAGTTCCTCTCATGTTAGCTAACTGATCTCAGCAGGATGTTCCCTGTTTCCTTTCTTGTTCTGTGAACCTTGCCTTACTTTCTGCACAGAGATACAGCCTCAGCTAGAGCAGTGGTGGCTGTCTCAGTCCAGAGCATCATAAAGGTTGATGCATAGGGCACACTCTGAGCTGGAGGGTGGTGTTGGTTACAGCCGGGCTGAAGAGGGGATCATAGCCAAAGCATCTCCCTTTGAGTGCTCTAATTCAAGGGACTGCTAGGCTGAACAGGCAGTCCGCTGGTGCTGCTGTTTTTCCCTCCCTATTCAAGGAAAAAATCTGCTGTTCTGCTGTGTATGAAACCTGGATTCCAGGGGCTACACCTGTTGCATGAGATCTCTGGGTGAATTCACACTCTGTACTGCATGGTTTCTGGATCATAATGCACTTGTGACAACACAATACCACACATTTGCAGAACTGTAGCTGTAAACCCTAGCAGGACATAGAATCCCAGCTGGCAAGTGGCAGATGAATTAGGTGTTTTCAGGACTAAATACTGAGAAAAGTTTATTGGACTGTGAATTTAGAGTCCCGTGCTAGCAGGTTGTAATTTAGCTACAGATGTGTTTGAATCCAGCCaacaaaagggggaaaatgtcTTTGCAGTTTACAAAATATATTATGTATGTGTATtttgtatatgtatatacatatatatatatgtataatatatatgtgACAACACACTTACACAACATAACAGCAATTTAAAATGGTATAGGTTGCAATGGGACAGCTTTGCTTTCAAGCTAGTTACTTCACTGAGGAAAGAAGTCATCTTTCAAGTAGCTCCTGAGATTAGCTCTTTCACAGCAAAGCATTTCCCTTTATATTTATTGCAGATTCTGTCTTTTGAATTTAAGTAGAAACCTCCTATTTTTATCAGGGCTTGAATAACCTAGAACTgggaaaaaatcttttccttatgtcttatttataattttgtttCACCTTTCAGTGAATGTGTCCGTTTGAAAGCGACCGACATACAGCCAGATATCTTCAGTTATCTCTTGCATTTGATGTACACTGGGAAGATGGCACCACAACTCATTGACCCAGTTCGACTAGAACAGGGAATAAAGTTTCTGCATGCATATCCACTAATTCAAGAGGCCAGCCTTGCAAGTCAGGGAACTTTTTCTCACCCGGATCAAGTCTTTCCATTAGCATCTTCATTATATGGCATTCAGATTGCAGATCACCAGATAAGGCATCCCGCTAAGGTTACGTCAGCGACTGACAAACTTGGGCGAGAACCACGGCCTCAGACATCCCGGATGAGCCAAGAGCAGGCTTCTGACGGCTCACAGCTCTCGCAGTTGGGTGCAAATCTGCCACAAGTGTCCCGGACAAATATGTCTGCTTCTGACCCATTGCCATCTTCTCTGTCTCCGGAATTGGTGTCTGCTGCTGGTAATAATTCACCTTCGGGAGAAGAGGCCAATATGGAAGCATCTTCTTCAGATGAGCAGCCTGCCTCTCTCACAATAGCACATGTCAAGCCAAGCATTATGAAAAGGAATGGAAGCTTCCCAAAATACTATGCCTGTCACCTCTGTGGCCGCCGGTTCAACCTGCGCAGCAGCTTGCGGGAGCACCTGCAGATCCACACGGGAGTTCCCTTCACATCTAGCCAGCAGGGAGAAAGTAATATTTCTTTGTCTCTTTGTAACAACACAGCTGATAAAGATGCCATGGAAGTGCCTGAAGCGGGGATGATTAGTGACAGCGAGCTGCAGCAGATCTCAGACTCCCCAATAATtgatgggcagcagcagtcaGAGACGCCTCCCCCCTCCGATATCGCAGATATCGACAACCTGGAGCAGGCAGACCAAGAGAGGGAGGTAAAGAGACGGAAATACGAATGTTCCATCTGTGGTCGCAAATTTATTCAGAAAAGCCACTGGAGGGAGCACATGTACATACACACGGGCAAGCCCTTCAAGTGCAGCACTTGTGACAAAAGCTTTTGTAGGGCTAACCAGGCTGCCAGACACGTGTGCCTAAACCAGAGCATGGACACGTACACCATGGTGGATAAACAGACTCTGGAGCTCTGTACCTTTGAGGAAGGCAGTCAAATGGACAACATGCTTGTACAGACCAACAAGCCCTACAAATGTAACTTGTGTGACAAAACTTTTTCAACTCCCAATGAAGTAGTCAAACATTCGTGCCAAAATCAAAACTCTGTCTTTACGCTAGAAGAAGATCGCTCCATTCTGTTAAGTGGTGGGGACACAGAAGCCACAGAGACTGATAACGCAGTGTTAGCCTCCATCAAAAAGGAGCAGGAAGCAGTGTTGTTAGACTGAATGTGAAACCTAtatcaattttttaaagtttctttactcattttttattaaatcaattttttcctccccctACCTCTTACCTCACTTACCCCCCTACCATCTTTTCCAGCAacctccttcccaccctttgTCTTCAGCAACCAGAACTGTACTGGCACATTAAGGAAATTGGACTTTGCCTCtcccaccaaaacaaacaaaaagctctTGCATCAAACCACAACAAAATTGATTTTAATACAAAGGAACATGTGGAAAAAACAATCCAGCTAACTATGTTGATAGTATTAGTTATTCCAAATTTAAtagattttaaacaaaatttagaTTGCTTAAAAGTGTATTTAGATACAATGATGAGTGTAATGAGAAACAGAGTATCAGTTTGGTAAGCCAAGGATATTTGTATTTTAGTTTCCCTGGTAGAAGGCATTTTGAGATCTGGCAGATTAAACACCGTGCTCTTTACAAGTCCGCATGCAAGTTGATTAAGGTTATAACCTAAGCCCTCAGAACTTTTCCTCAAAGAATGCAGGAATCTCTGTTCATTGAGTTAAAAAGAGCTGAGggtgttggttttcttttagcCGTATATGTTTTCCTTCAAGTATGCCTTTGGGTATCTGTTTCAGAGTCAAGCCAAGTCGTTACTTAGTCAAATTCTGACTTAAGTAGCTGTAATAGTAATGTGATGGCaatctttatatatatatatatataaatactgtATATGTATaaagatttatatatatataaagtgtCTGTGTGTATATTTGGTACAGGTAAATAAATGCACACATCCTTTTTAAGTAACTGGCCGTCTGCTCTCAGATTCAGCCTGGAATGTCTTTTAGTTGTTTGACAAAGCTAGTCATTGCACAGGTTGCTTTTAGCCAAATTTGAAATGTCCTGAGCTGTGTGCAT
This window encodes:
- the ZBTB2 gene encoding zinc finger and BTB domain-containing protein 2 isoform X2, producing the protein MDLANHGLILLQQLNAQREFGFLCDCTVAIGDVYFKAHKSVLASFSNYFKMLFVHQTSECVRLKATDIQPDIFSYLLHLMYTGKMAPQLIDPVRLEQGIKFLHAYPLIQEASLASQGTFSHPDQVFPLASSLYGIQIADHQIRHPAKVTSATDKLGREPRPQTSRMSQEQASDGSQLSQLGANLPQVSRTNMSASDPLPSSLSPELVSAAGNNSPSGEEANMEASSSDEQPASLTIAHVKPSIMKRNGSFPKYYACHLCGRRFNLRSSLREHLQIHTGVPFTSSQQGESNISLSLCNNTADKDAMEVPEAGMISDSELQQISDSPIIDGQQQSETPPPSDIADIDNLEQADQEREVKRRKYECSICGRKFIQKSHWREHMYIHTGKPFKCSTCDKSFCRANQAARHVCLNQSMDTYTMVDKQTLELCTFEEGSQMDNMLVQTNKPYKCNLCDKTFSTPNEVVKHSCQNQNSVFTLEEDRSILLSGGDTEATETDNAVLASIKKEQEAVLLD
- the ZBTB2 gene encoding zinc finger and BTB domain-containing protein 2 isoform X1 → MQVICFSEYKKMDLANHGLILLQQLNAQREFGFLCDCTVAIGDVYFKAHKSVLASFSNYFKMLFVHQTSECVRLKATDIQPDIFSYLLHLMYTGKMAPQLIDPVRLEQGIKFLHAYPLIQEASLASQGTFSHPDQVFPLASSLYGIQIADHQIRHPAKVTSATDKLGREPRPQTSRMSQEQASDGSQLSQLGANLPQVSRTNMSASDPLPSSLSPELVSAAGNNSPSGEEANMEASSSDEQPASLTIAHVKPSIMKRNGSFPKYYACHLCGRRFNLRSSLREHLQIHTGVPFTSSQQGESNISLSLCNNTADKDAMEVPEAGMISDSELQQISDSPIIDGQQQSETPPPSDIADIDNLEQADQEREVKRRKYECSICGRKFIQKSHWREHMYIHTGKPFKCSTCDKSFCRANQAARHVCLNQSMDTYTMVDKQTLELCTFEEGSQMDNMLVQTNKPYKCNLCDKTFSTPNEVVKHSCQNQNSVFTLEEDRSILLSGGDTEATETDNAVLASIKKEQEAVLLD